The Desulfosporosinus sp. Sb-LF genome has a segment encoding these proteins:
- a CDS encoding PadR family transcriptional regulator, with translation MNVSKDLMAASATPLILAILKENDSYGYAIIKRVKEMSENQLIWTEGMLYPVLHRLEEHLLIESYLRKSELGRQRKYYRIKESGLAELELQRKQWKIVHNALARTWNEESNS, from the coding sequence ATGAATGTATCTAAAGACTTGATGGCCGCCTCTGCGACTCCTCTCATTTTGGCCATTCTCAAGGAAAATGACAGTTATGGCTATGCGATTATCAAGCGGGTGAAAGAGATGTCTGAGAATCAACTAATTTGGACGGAAGGTATGTTGTATCCGGTATTACATCGTCTAGAAGAACATCTATTAATTGAATCTTACTTGCGTAAATCGGAGTTAGGCCGGCAGCGTAAATATTACAGGATTAAAGAGAGTGGGTTAGCCGAGTTGGAACTGCAAAGAAAACAGTGGAAAATAGTTCATAATGCTCTTGCCAGGACCTGGAATGAAGAAAGTAATTCGTAA
- a CDS encoding permease prefix domain 1-containing protein gives MFDLETQIHLWSDHLRAHGKLSDADIDELENHLRDEIEDLIATGLTPDEAFLISVKRLGNVDAISHEFAKVNTENLWRHLLVETVDSQAKQQNRRDITLVVIFALLAGTLFKIPELFGFGLLDQDGEIKIFFIKNFSFFILPFIAAFFLIKRKSELKTWATILGIFILAAVIINVYPSFDHHNTEFLTNVHLPLFLWLVVGATYIGREWQGSQGRMNFIRFTGEAFIYGVLVMAGVMVLFLFTMVIFKAIQIDVGKFLTEYFLIYGGCAAAMITVYLVEAKKSVVENFAPILAKIFSPLFLIIMVAFLIVMIITGKSPFMERDFLIGFDFMLALVLGLVLYVISARDIRQPANLFDYLNLALIMAALVIDGVALSAILFRLSAFGITPNKLAALGENLALLGNLAGLAWLYIGYFNKKFDFTKIIKWQTDYLYVYFIWTAIVAFIFPIIFKFN, from the coding sequence ATGTTCGATTTGGAAACACAGATTCATTTGTGGAGCGATCATTTGAGAGCTCATGGTAAGTTAAGTGATGCCGATATTGATGAATTGGAGAATCATTTGCGAGACGAAATCGAGGACTTAATAGCAACCGGACTTACGCCAGATGAAGCATTTTTAATTAGTGTCAAACGTTTAGGAAATGTAGACGCAATCTCACATGAGTTTGCCAAAGTAAATACCGAGAACCTGTGGAGACATTTATTAGTAGAAACAGTAGATTCACAAGCCAAGCAGCAAAATCGTCGCGATATTACCCTGGTGGTGATTTTTGCGTTGTTAGCTGGGACACTATTCAAAATTCCTGAACTTTTTGGTTTCGGATTACTCGATCAGGACGGTGAAATTAAAATATTCTTCATTAAAAACTTTAGTTTCTTTATTTTACCATTCATAGCGGCGTTTTTCTTGATCAAGAGGAAATCAGAGTTAAAAACATGGGCAACGATCCTGGGGATTTTTATCCTAGCAGCGGTGATTATCAATGTGTATCCGTCATTTGATCATCACAATACAGAATTTCTTACCAACGTTCATCTTCCTTTGTTTTTGTGGTTGGTCGTCGGAGCAACTTATATAGGCAGGGAGTGGCAGGGTAGTCAAGGAAGAATGAATTTTATACGCTTCACAGGTGAGGCCTTTATCTATGGTGTATTAGTCATGGCAGGTGTAATGGTGTTATTCCTGTTCACGATGGTTATTTTCAAAGCCATCCAAATTGACGTCGGAAAATTTCTTACAGAGTATTTTCTGATTTATGGAGGGTGTGCGGCAGCCATGATTACTGTTTATTTAGTCGAGGCCAAAAAAAGCGTGGTGGAGAACTTTGCACCCATTTTGGCCAAAATATTCAGTCCGCTCTTCCTGATAATTATGGTTGCTTTCTTAATAGTTATGATTATTACCGGTAAAAGTCCATTTATGGAAAGAGATTTCCTCATTGGCTTCGATTTTATGCTGGCTTTAGTACTGGGGTTAGTTTTGTACGTCATTTCGGCGCGAGATATTCGCCAGCCAGCCAACCTGTTTGATTACTTGAATCTAGCCCTGATTATGGCGGCACTGGTTATCGACGGGGTTGCTTTATCGGCAATACTTTTCCGTTTGTCCGCCTTTGGCATTACCCCCAATAAGCTGGCCGCACTAGGGGAGAATCTGGCATTGCTGGGCAACCTGGCCGGACTTGCCTGGTTATATATCGGGTATTTCAATAAGAAATTTGATTTCACCAAGATAATAAAATGGCAGACAGATTATCTCTATGTTTATTTTATTTGGACAGCAATTGTTGCCTTCATATTTCCGATTATTTTCAAGTTTAATTAA
- a CDS encoding MATE family efflux transporter, with translation MENTDQKSLYYLEKAPVSKAIMHMVIPMMLSFIATIIYNITDAFFIGKLDNTAMMAAVTLALPFSTFLMALSNLFGVGSGTYVSRLLGEGNADGAKKVSSVNFWSSMLTGVIFMAICLPLLTPLLQLLGASGDTLWYTRDYILIFVIGAPFIIANFSLGESVRAEGASTAAMIGMLAGIIINILLNPVFIFFLHMGIRGSALASVFGNVVSVAWFLYYLQKKSAVQSVSIKDFKPSKEIYSNIFKVGVSAFLLDGFMVITCLLFNNFAVLYGNNVVAGLGIAQRVVQIADFISMSFAVGAVPLIAFAYSAKNYMRLMEIIKTTTLYMMGITMGITAILFVLRVQVMGAFSIDAEVIAIGQTILVAQLCSTIFAGLSALFTGVFQAFGKGVQSSVMSVIRGIAFIPILFLGNRLFAVNGVIWANTISEALACIVGLILFLGIWRNSLGNTQTMRETITPITDFKDNVLGSD, from the coding sequence ATGGAAAATACAGATCAGAAATCGCTCTATTACCTCGAAAAAGCGCCTGTATCTAAAGCAATTATGCACATGGTTATTCCCATGATGCTGAGTTTTATCGCTACGATTATTTATAATATCACCGATGCCTTTTTTATTGGTAAACTTGATAATACAGCCATGATGGCAGCGGTCACACTTGCCTTACCGTTTTCAACGTTCCTGATGGCGCTTAGTAACCTATTCGGGGTAGGCTCGGGAACCTATGTGTCGAGACTTTTGGGCGAGGGTAATGCGGACGGAGCAAAAAAAGTTTCGTCTGTGAACTTTTGGTCATCCATGCTCACTGGAGTCATTTTTATGGCAATATGTCTACCGCTGCTAACTCCCCTTTTACAGCTTTTGGGAGCAAGCGGTGACACGTTGTGGTATACAAGAGATTATATCCTGATCTTTGTCATCGGCGCTCCGTTTATTATTGCCAATTTCTCGCTGGGGGAAAGTGTTCGTGCAGAGGGTGCATCCACCGCAGCCATGATTGGAATGTTAGCCGGCATCATAATCAACATCCTACTCAACCCTGTTTTCATTTTTTTCCTGCACATGGGCATCAGGGGATCCGCACTGGCCTCAGTCTTTGGCAATGTGGTTTCTGTTGCATGGTTCCTCTATTATCTGCAGAAGAAAAGTGCCGTTCAAAGTGTGTCAATTAAGGACTTTAAACCAAGTAAAGAGATATATTCTAATATTTTTAAAGTAGGAGTTTCAGCCTTTTTGCTTGATGGATTTATGGTAATTACCTGCTTGCTTTTCAACAATTTTGCTGTTCTCTACGGCAACAACGTTGTCGCAGGACTTGGTATCGCCCAGAGAGTTGTTCAAATTGCAGACTTTATCAGCATGAGTTTTGCAGTGGGAGCCGTACCGCTGATTGCCTTTGCCTATTCTGCCAAGAATTATATGCGCTTAATGGAGATTATCAAGACAACCACACTCTACATGATGGGCATTACAATGGGGATCACGGCGATTCTCTTTGTTCTCAGAGTGCAGGTCATGGGTGCCTTTAGTATTGATGCTGAGGTTATTGCCATCGGGCAAACCATTCTCGTGGCGCAGCTTTGCTCCACCATTTTTGCTGGCTTATCCGCACTGTTTACAGGCGTCTTTCAAGCGTTTGGAAAAGGTGTGCAATCCTCAGTTATGTCTGTTATTAGGGGCATTGCCTTTATTCCTATTTTGTTTTTAGGAAATAGGCTATTTGCAGTTAATGGAGTTATTTGGGCTAATACGATTTCCGAAGCATTAGCCTGTATAGTCGGGCTTATCCTGTTTCTGGGAATCTGGAGAAACAGCTTGGGGAATACGCAAACGATGAGGGAAACAATAACGCCGATAACCGATTTTAAGGACAATGTCCTAGGGAGTGATTAG
- a CDS encoding TfoX/Sxy family protein produces the protein MDDSNKSDYERAGMEPFQAFEDKPMVMPYYEVPIDILENRELLAEWAKKSLFASRNTDTKPKKQRLEKVVNNPLIGLFI, from the coding sequence GTGGATGACTCCAATAAGTCTGACTATGAAAGAGCAGGAATGGAACCATTCCAAGCATTTGAGGACAAACCTATGGTAATGCCCTATTATGAGGTTCCTATTGATATTTTGGAAAACAGAGAACTGTTAGCGGAATGGGCTAAGAAATCTTTATTTGCATCTAGAAATACTGACACAAAGCCCAAAAAGCAAAGACTTGAAAAGGTGGTCAATAATCCTCTAATAGGCTTATTTATTTAG
- a CDS encoding divergent PAP2 family protein: protein MFHNNVLLFTALFSAIFAQIIKVPINYWRNRIWDWKAVFQPGGMPSSHTALMVGLTTGCLFEYGWGDPYFAISFSITLIVMYDAAGVRRQAGQHAVVLNKLTSMFQNSRGNIEAKTGDTPLKEVLGHNPVEVVGGIIVGIITAIVLAI, encoded by the coding sequence TTGTTTCATAACAATGTTTTACTATTTACCGCTTTGTTTTCAGCGATATTTGCTCAAATCATAAAAGTACCAATAAATTATTGGCGTAATAGAATTTGGGATTGGAAGGCAGTTTTTCAACCTGGCGGAATGCCTAGTTCACACACAGCCCTTATGGTGGGTTTAACTACTGGATGTTTATTCGAATATGGTTGGGGTGATCCCTATTTTGCAATTAGTTTTTCAATAACGCTAATTGTAATGTATGATGCCGCCGGTGTTCGAAGACAAGCGGGTCAGCATGCGGTTGTCTTAAATAAACTTACCTCGATGTTTCAAAATAGTCGTGGGAACATAGAGGCAAAAACAGGTGATACCCCACTAAAGGAGGTTCTTGGTCATAACCCAGTGGAAGTAGTAGGTGGAATTATAGTAGGAATAATCACGGCTATAGTGTTGGCTATCTAA
- a CDS encoding RtcB family protein: protein MLKINGKYNIAKVYTDILEEGAATQIETLCNQEFVKESKIRIMPDVHAGAGCTIGTTMTIADKVVPNLVGVDIGCGMETILLSNKRLEMQKLDKLIYENIPSGFEVRKTPHRYNEQIDLTQIRCHKAVKLDRAQKSIGTLGGGNHFIEVNKDEEGSLYVVVHSGSRHLGLEVAKYYQEAGYNQLNHNDKSDMETLIAHYKSEGRDNEIQNALKEFKNQVLTDIPFPLAYVTGSLFEDYIHDMKIVQRFAELNRKAMITEIVKGMKFNVVEQFTTTHNYIDTDTMILRKGAVSAKKGERLLIPINMRDGSLICVGKGNEDWNCSAPHGAGRLMSRTKAKQSFTVSEFKTQMKDVYTTSVNKETLDECPMAYKNMDDIVNNIGPTADIVKGIKPIYNFKAGEED from the coding sequence ATGTTGAAGATTAATGGGAAATATAATATAGCGAAAGTGTATACCGATATTCTGGAAGAAGGTGCTGCTACTCAGATTGAAACCCTTTGCAATCAGGAGTTTGTAAAAGAGAGCAAAATCCGGATCATGCCGGACGTTCATGCAGGGGCCGGTTGTACAATTGGAACCACCATGACCATTGCAGACAAAGTGGTACCTAATTTAGTGGGTGTGGATATCGGTTGCGGTATGGAAACCATCTTGCTCAGCAACAAACGCCTGGAAATGCAAAAGCTTGATAAGTTAATTTACGAGAATATTCCGTCAGGATTTGAGGTGCGGAAGACGCCACATCGCTATAACGAGCAGATCGATTTAACGCAGATCCGTTGTCACAAGGCAGTAAAACTGGACAGGGCACAAAAGAGTATTGGGACATTAGGAGGCGGCAATCATTTTATTGAGGTCAATAAGGATGAGGAGGGCAGCCTGTATGTTGTCGTTCACTCGGGCAGCCGTCATCTAGGCCTTGAAGTGGCCAAATATTACCAAGAAGCTGGCTATAATCAGTTAAACCATAATGACAAATCAGACATGGAGACACTCATTGCCCACTACAAGTCTGAAGGACGTGATAATGAAATCCAGAATGCTTTAAAGGAATTCAAAAATCAGGTGCTGACAGATATTCCGTTTCCTCTTGCTTATGTAACTGGCAGTCTCTTTGAGGACTATATTCATGATATGAAGATCGTCCAGCGGTTTGCAGAGCTGAACCGTAAAGCGATGATTACTGAGATCGTAAAAGGAATGAAATTTAACGTAGTGGAGCAGTTCACTACTACTCATAATTACATCGATACCGATACGATGATCTTACGGAAAGGCGCGGTATCCGCTAAGAAAGGGGAAAGGCTTTTAATTCCGATCAATATGAGGGATGGCAGTCTTATCTGTGTCGGCAAAGGTAATGAGGATTGGAACTGCTCTGCTCCCCATGGCGCAGGCAGGCTCATGAGTAGGACCAAAGCAAAACAAAGTTTTACCGTTTCAGAATTTAAAACACAGATGAAGGATGTCTATACGACATCTGTCAATAAGGAAACTTTGGATGAGTGTCCGATGGCCTATAAGAATATGGATGACATCGTAAACAATATCGGGCCTACGGCAGATATTGTTAAAGGTATTAAACCGATTTATAACTTTAAGGCTGGAGAAGAGGATTAA
- a CDS encoding LysM domain-containing protein has translation MYYIVQPGDSLHNVAMQYHTTVRHLLDLNPRISNPNRIHVGERIEVGNQWSGLNPWRGNEYMRGQKEYQRGREEYRKGRAEYHKGREEYSRHHGR, from the coding sequence ATGTACTATATAGTTCAACCAGGAGATTCTCTGCATAATGTTGCTATGCAGTATCATACAACGGTTAGACATTTGCTGGATTTAAATCCTCGAATCAGTAATCCTAATAGAATTCATGTTGGTGAAAGAATTGAAGTTGGTAATCAATGGAGTGGTCTCAATCCATGGAGGGGAAACGAATATATGAGGGGCCAGAAAGAATATCAAAGGGGTCGTGAAGAATATCGAAAGGGCCGCGCCGAGTATCACAAGGGTCGTGAGGAATACTCAAGACATCATGGTCGGTAA
- a CDS encoding MarR family transcriptional regulator yields MNEENEQNYDLTEQFTRMEWLLHRYHQQNHTHHGPMGDPRKGQGRVLAVLKMQPEISQKELLFLLDMRPQSLGELLTKLEKNGYITRTQSETDRRIMNIKLTKEGTEATTEQEFSFDKLFECLSEEEQINLSIYLNRIIETIEAQLGDEQPGPGFDPRQRGGNPFDPRFGFDPHSEMGHGPGMMPFGRSPGMNRGHGEWPAPPQKKPDEE; encoded by the coding sequence ATGAACGAAGAGAACGAGCAGAACTACGACTTGACTGAACAATTTACACGTATGGAGTGGTTACTCCATCGATACCATCAACAAAATCATACGCATCATGGGCCGATGGGGGATCCTCGCAAAGGGCAAGGCAGAGTGCTAGCTGTCCTTAAGATGCAGCCGGAAATTAGCCAAAAAGAGTTATTGTTCCTGCTAGACATGCGCCCCCAATCCTTGGGCGAGCTTCTTACTAAGTTGGAAAAGAACGGATACATTACCCGTACTCAATCGGAAACTGACCGCCGAATTATGAATATTAAGCTCACTAAAGAGGGAACCGAGGCAACAACTGAGCAAGAATTCAGCTTTGACAAGCTGTTTGAATGTCTGAGTGAAGAAGAGCAAATAAATTTGAGTATCTATCTCAACCGTATCATCGAAACGATTGAAGCTCAGCTTGGCGACGAACAACCCGGACCTGGTTTCGATCCGCGCCAACGTGGTGGCAATCCGTTTGACCCTCGCTTTGGCTTTGATCCTCATTCAGAAATGGGTCATGGTCCGGGAATGATGCCTTTTGGTCGCAGTCCTGGTATGAACCGAGGACACGGAGAATGGCCTGCCCCACCACAAAAGAAACCTGACGAAGAATAA